A region of Microscilla marina ATCC 23134 DNA encodes the following proteins:
- a CDS encoding HmuY family protein, whose translation MTRFSFIFLMVAGVLLTCTACKKEASETVTPPLETKTYQNLAAPGDVIDRTTGKVIQENPYVYFSLEKGSTVSKDENWDIGFKGSSIIFNSGISGSGQAGAVIKTGVFEELTTAPASEEFRQDSNERLAVPAGSNNGWYNYAGPPSHLITPIAGKVIMVKTFDGKYAKVEILSYYKDAPATPDAFKDQSATYTFRYMYQADGSKNLK comes from the coding sequence ATGACTAGATTTAGCTTTATTTTTCTGATGGTGGCAGGAGTTCTGCTGACTTGCACCGCTTGCAAGAAAGAAGCCTCTGAAACTGTAACTCCTCCTTTAGAAACCAAAACATATCAGAACCTGGCAGCTCCTGGCGATGTGATTGACCGCACTACGGGCAAGGTGATTCAGGAAAACCCTTATGTATATTTTAGCCTTGAAAAAGGTAGTACTGTAAGCAAAGACGAAAACTGGGACATTGGTTTTAAGGGCTCCAGTATCATATTTAATAGTGGAATTAGCGGGAGTGGGCAAGCAGGTGCAGTAATCAAAACAGGGGTGTTTGAAGAGCTCACTACAGCGCCAGCAAGCGAGGAGTTTCGTCAGGATAGTAACGAGCGCCTGGCAGTGCCTGCCGGAAGCAACAATGGATGGTACAATTATGCCGGACCTCCTTCGCACTTGATTACTCCCATTGCTGGTAAGGTAATTATGGTGAAAACCTTTGATGGCAAATATGCCAAAGTAGAGATACTAAGCTACTATAAAGATGCTCCGGCTACGCCTGATGCTTTCAAAGATCAATCGGCCACTTATACTTTCAGGTATATGTACCAGGCTGACGGAAGTAAAAACCTAAAGTAA
- a CDS encoding TonB-dependent receptor plug domain-containing protein gives MKNAAILFVISCITVSYGYSQTGLTDSAEAVRLEEVVVTATRTEKQLGTLTTPVTLITQQQIKALGAVRLTEVLQEQTGLAINNDHGQGIQMQGFDADYTLIMIDGEPLIGRTAGTLALSRIAVNNIKQIEIVKGPSSSLYGSEALAGVINIITHQPKDDLNGGVNVQYGANQTFNINGKVGFRHKKLAVSLFADSYQSAGYDLTPTVEGATVEPFRNHTLQAKLQYKFNPKLKFSLSGRYFGESQQQKANIGSNPPVIVSGDGAQTDMNIHAVAEHKLTPNVQFKYKFYHTQYSTRSLLRYEQDQSVYDESFFKQKFSRPEVVTNYYINKQHFLTLGIGSTLESVEATRYTTQQRFSTLYAFGQHEWTPAKKLSVITGLRFDQHSVYGNQVSPKLSARFQALPWLAMRGSAGVGFKAPDFRQLYLNFSNAVAGYSVFGTQALATGIEQLNDAGQIAAVFTDISRFQGLKPETSIAYNIGIETRWKSGLKTSFNFFRNDVQNLIETQIVARKTNSQSVFSYANLREVFTQGVEFNGSYRLFKSLKLMAGYQYLIAKDKSVIDQLNNGEVFKRDPQTLVTTRVRSSEYGGLFNRSRHMWNVRLFYEHLPKGFNASLRGVYRGRYGLADMNNNQILDADNEYVTGYWLWNASLSQRLYKTLRAQVGIDNLFGFQNATAIPGIAGRLWYIRLSYQWQRNTPSKTL, from the coding sequence ATGAAAAATGCTGCAATATTATTTGTAATCTCTTGTATAACAGTTAGCTATGGATATAGCCAAACAGGGCTCACTGACAGTGCTGAGGCAGTCAGGTTAGAAGAAGTAGTAGTAACGGCTACTCGCACCGAAAAACAATTGGGTACACTTACTACGCCTGTAACCCTGATTACTCAGCAACAAATCAAGGCTTTGGGGGCAGTAAGACTTACCGAGGTATTGCAAGAGCAAACTGGGCTTGCCATTAACAATGACCATGGGCAAGGAATACAAATGCAAGGGTTTGACGCTGACTATACCTTGATTATGATAGATGGTGAACCATTGATTGGACGAACAGCAGGCACTTTGGCTCTGTCGAGAATTGCAGTAAATAACATCAAACAAATAGAGATTGTCAAAGGACCTAGTTCTAGTTTATATGGTTCGGAGGCTTTGGCTGGGGTAATTAATATCATTACTCACCAACCCAAAGATGACTTGAACGGAGGAGTAAATGTACAATACGGAGCAAACCAAACCTTTAATATCAATGGTAAAGTAGGCTTTCGCCATAAAAAACTGGCGGTTTCTTTATTTGCTGATAGCTACCAAAGTGCGGGTTATGACCTTACGCCTACTGTTGAAGGAGCCACCGTGGAACCTTTTCGTAACCATACCTTGCAGGCAAAACTGCAATACAAATTCAACCCAAAACTTAAGTTCTCTTTGTCGGGTAGATATTTTGGCGAAAGCCAACAGCAAAAAGCCAATATAGGGAGCAACCCACCTGTGATAGTAAGTGGAGATGGGGCACAAACAGATATGAATATACATGCAGTAGCAGAGCACAAGCTTACACCAAATGTACAGTTCAAGTATAAGTTTTACCACACCCAATACTCTACTCGCTCATTGCTACGCTACGAGCAAGACCAAAGTGTGTATGATGAAAGCTTTTTTAAACAGAAATTTAGCCGCCCCGAAGTGGTCACCAACTATTATATCAACAAACAGCATTTTTTAACGCTGGGCATAGGCAGTACCTTGGAGTCGGTAGAGGCTACCCGCTACACTACCCAACAACGCTTTAGTACATTGTATGCCTTTGGGCAACACGAATGGACACCAGCAAAAAAGCTTTCGGTGATTACAGGACTCAGGTTTGACCAGCATTCGGTCTATGGCAACCAAGTAAGTCCCAAACTCTCGGCAAGGTTTCAAGCCCTGCCCTGGTTGGCAATGCGGGGTTCGGCAGGGGTGGGATTTAAAGCACCTGACTTTAGACAATTGTACTTAAATTTTAGCAATGCAGTAGCAGGCTATAGTGTATTTGGTACCCAAGCATTGGCCACTGGAATAGAGCAACTCAATGATGCCGGACAGATAGCGGCTGTATTTACTGACATATCTCGGTTTCAAGGTTTAAAACCTGAAACTTCTATAGCTTACAATATTGGGATAGAAACCCGATGGAAAAGCGGGCTAAAAACAAGTTTCAACTTTTTTAGGAATGATGTACAAAACCTGATTGAAACCCAGATTGTTGCCCGAAAAACAAATAGCCAATCGGTATTTAGCTACGCCAATTTACGCGAGGTATTTACTCAAGGGGTAGAGTTTAATGGTAGTTACCGATTGTTCAAAAGCTTAAAGTTAATGGCTGGTTATCAGTATTTAATCGCCAAAGATAAATCGGTGATTGATCAACTAAACAACGGAGAAGTATTTAAACGTGATCCTCAAACATTGGTCACTACCAGGGTGCGCTCTTCTGAATACGGAGGCTTATTTAATCGCTCGCGTCATATGTGGAATGTACGCCTGTTTTATGAGCACTTACCCAAAGGTTTCAATGCCAGCTTGCGAGGAGTTTACCGGGGTCGCTATGGGCTTGCCGATATGAACAACAACCAAATATTAGACGCTGACAATGAGTACGTTACGGGGTATTGGCTTTGGAATGCCTCATTGAGCCAACGCTTGTATAAAACATTGAGGGCACAGGTAGGGATAGACAACCTGTTTGGCTTTCAGAACGCTACAGCAATACCAGGTATTGCAGGTAGGTTGTGGTACATACGGTTGAGCTATCAATGGCAAAGAAATACCCCAAGCAAAACTTTATAA
- a CDS encoding heme/hemin ABC transporter substrate-binding protein, producing MEQSAIHQKNVITQLGLILAWVGLLAYSLMAGGCTSNASDESQQQHIKKVEKTTVTPLRIVSLNGTITEVLCVLGYEQNIVGVDVTSTYPSAINKLPKVGHTRNMQAEGIISLKPSLILGKTEELKPELIQQLKATKIDLELFKIDYSVQGAKQLIKDIAQKLPPTNGATVEALTKQIDEPLTKLEKLPNTPKVLFIYARGAGTLMVAGKNTPVQKIIEMAGGQNAINDFDNFKPLTAEALVKANPEVILMFESGLKSLDEGNGLLKIPGVVNTNAGRNKAFVAMDGQFLTGFSPRLGQAVYTLNKKLKATLATQ from the coding sequence ATGGAACAATCTGCAATACATCAAAAAAACGTGATTACTCAACTGGGTTTAATTCTCGCCTGGGTAGGGTTACTAGCATATAGCCTGATGGCAGGAGGTTGTACAAGCAATGCATCTGACGAAAGTCAACAACAGCATATAAAGAAGGTAGAAAAAACAACCGTTACACCACTTAGAATTGTATCGCTAAACGGAACCATTACCGAAGTACTATGTGTACTGGGCTATGAGCAAAACATAGTAGGAGTAGATGTAACAAGCACCTATCCAAGCGCCATTAACAAATTGCCTAAAGTAGGGCATACCCGTAATATGCAAGCAGAGGGCATTATATCTTTGAAGCCCTCATTGATTTTGGGTAAAACCGAAGAGCTTAAGCCTGAGCTAATCCAGCAATTAAAAGCCACTAAGATCGATCTAGAGCTTTTTAAAATAGACTATTCTGTTCAGGGAGCCAAGCAGTTGATCAAAGACATAGCTCAAAAACTACCTCCAACCAATGGCGCAACTGTAGAGGCACTCACAAAACAAATAGATGAGCCACTTACAAAGTTGGAAAAGTTGCCAAATACCCCTAAAGTGTTGTTTATTTATGCCAGAGGCGCAGGTACTTTGATGGTAGCTGGCAAAAATACCCCCGTACAAAAAATCATTGAAATGGCAGGTGGACAAAATGCCATCAATGATTTTGACAACTTCAAGCCATTGACTGCTGAGGCATTAGTAAAAGCCAATCCTGAGGTAATTTTGATGTTTGAAAGTGGGCTAAAAAGCCTGGACGAGGGCAATGGATTGTTGAAAATACCAGGGGTAGTCAATACCAACGCTGGACGTAACAAAGCGTTTGTCGCCATGGATGGTCAGTTTCTTACCGGATTCAGTCCGCGTTTGGGGCAAGCAGTATATACTTTAAACAAAAAACTGAAAGCCACTCTTGCAACGCAATAG